CTATCTTTTTTTTCATTATCTTAAGTTCAAGCGTTAAAGCCTGACCGCTTGCTCCTGCATTAACAGTGGACCCGATAAGAAATTCGGGAGACCCGGCCAGCTCAACACCCGCCATATCTTTGCCATTGTTAAGGCAATTGATTGTGCGTATCAGCTCAATCAAATCCAGATCATAAACAGCTTTTGCTTCATGATGATCACCAAAACGTGTTTCTTCACCAGTTACAGCCATAACGTTGGAAATCCCTGAAGCACCTGCCGCAAGAAGATCAGCTTGTATTGCAAGTCTGTTTCGGTCTCTGCAATTTACCTGAAAAATGGTTTCCAACCCTTTTCCTTTCAGTAATAATGCACCTCCAAGAGAACTCATACGCATCACGGCATTGCTCATTTCTGGTACTACAAAAGCATCAACAATTCCTTTAACTCTTTTAGCGTTTGCCAGCATCGAAGAGACATCAATTCCCTTGGGTGGTTCAAGTTCGGCCAAAATTACAAAATTCCCCTTTTCCAGCTTGCTTTTAAGACTCATAGAATTCCTCCTGGATCAGACTGTTCAAAGAATAGAAAATATTAAAACCAATATCAGCCATATGGCAAATATCTATACTGGCCGGTTTGCAAAAGATCGAATATAGATTTAACGCTTATCCCCCTGATTCTCGATCACCATACTCGCCCACGGGAAGCGACACTGTAAAAATACTTCCTTTGTCCAAAACGCTTTTAACGCAAATCGATCCGCCAAGATCGGTCAAAAGACCTTTTACTATAGGAAGCCCTAAGCCGGTTCCTGTTATAAATCTTGTTTTTTCATTTTTTATCCTGAAGAATTTATCAAAAATTTTATCAATATACGTTGGATCGATACCAAAACCATTATCTTTTATTTCTATTACAAGATTTTTTCCATCAAAACAGGCATCAACTTTTATTTCCCCTCCTTCCTGAGTATAATTTATGGCATTTGTAATAAGATTGCCAAAAATGCTTTCAAGAGCCAGCGGGTCTGATTTGATGGAAGGCAGGTCACTTTCAGGCAAACATAGCTCAAGCGACTGTTGTTTAGTTTTAGCTCTGGTACCAAGAAAATCCAATATACTCTTAAGCAGTGTTTTTATACACACCGGGTTAAGTTCTTTACTTACCATACCTGCTTCAATACGCGAAAGGTCGAGAAGATCACCTATAAGAGAAATAAGGCCGCTTGTTTTTTCCTTGGCGCGGGACAAAAGCTGTCTTTCATCATCAGATTCACCGCCTGCCATATCATTTAAGACAGAAGCTAACTGCTCATGTATAGTCGAAAGAGGAGATCTTAATTCATGGGATACTTTTGCAACAAATTCGGATTTGAGTCTGTCTAATACTTTCAATGCCGTAATATCTTCTACCGATATAACTGCTCCCAGACATTCATTTTCGTCCCCTAAAACGGGTCTTAACCTTGCCATTAGAAATTTGTCGTCACTTGTTGAAAACTCATATGGCAAAATGCTTCCCATATCACCATAACAGCCTTGTGAAATTTTCATAACCAGCGAACAAAAACCCTCGTCTTTAACATAATGTTCTATATGCTCGTCAGTAGAATTATCAACCGGGTCTATATCCAAATGCCTTAAAAAAGCCGGGTTCATAAGCGCAACCTGCCCACTTGAATTGGTTACTACAATTCCGTTTGGAAGAGATTCAATTATGGTTCTTATGCGGCTTTTTTCCGTTCCCAGATCAGCTAAAGTTCTTTTTCTTTCAAGCTCAAGAATTTCGGCTTCAAAAGTCAATCTGATCTTTTCTAAAGCCCGGTTTACTATTATTCTTAAATGCTCCGGCTCAAACGGTTTCGCGATAAAATCATATGCGCCATGCTTCATAGCTTCTATAGCAGTTTCAACAGTAGCATAGCCGGTAATTACTATCACAAGAATGTCAGGATTCTTTTCCTTGATTCTTACCAAAACCTGCATTCCGTCAAGTCCGGGCATTTTTAAATCCAGAAGAACTATAGAAACCTTTTGTTTATCCAGGATATCAAGCGCTTTATCTCCCCTTTCAGCTGTAATAACCTTTAAACCCATCCGGACAAGGATTCTTTCAGCTCCAGTTCTTATGCCTTCTTCATCATCAACAACAAGAACATGTGTTGTGTCTTGGGTGATTTTCAATTTTCGCATTCTCCCTTGTCAGGATTTACTGCCGGAAGCTCGATTATAATAGTAGTTCCTTTATCAACAACACTCTTTGCAATAATTTTTCCATGGTGGTTTTCCAAAATACTGTAAGCAAGGCTTAATCCCAGACCGGTACCTTTGCCTTCTTCTTTGGTTGTAAAGAAAGGTTCAAATATATGAGCCAGAATATTTTCAGGTATCCCATGCCCTGTATCCGATATTTCTATAACAACAACATCTTTTTCCGGAGGCTTATAGCTCTTTATTTTTAGCTTGCCGTTTCCTTCCATTGCATCTGCGGCATTTAATATTATGTTCATAAAAACATGATTGAGCTGTTGTATATCCCCATATATTTCAGGAAGAGATGGAGAAAGATTTTTTTCAATTTCAATATTATGAAAAAGCGTTTGATTCTCCAGCAAAAACAATGTACGCGAAATAGCCGTGTTTACGTCATGCGAACGCATTTCATGACGGGTCTGACGGGCAAATTCAAGCAGTTCTTTAACCGTATCCCGGCATCTTTGTGCTTCTTTGAATATACGCGTAATGTCACTTTTAGCTCCTTCTTCCAAAGTGTATTCTTCCAAAACAAGCTGTGAAAAAAGAGTAATGCTGCTTAAAGGGTTATTTAACTGATGAGCCACACCTGCCGCCAGTTTTCCGAGAGATGCCATTTTTTCCGACTGAAGAATTTGTATCTGAGCTTTTTCCAGTTCTTTTCTCATCTTTATTGTATCACGCATATCGTGAAAAAACCCTATTGTGGCAACTTCGCGATCATCCTCATAAATTATGGAGGCATTCAGACTTATGGGAATTCTGTCTCCGTTTTTCCCAACCACTTCGGTTTTATGGGATTTCAGCTTTCCCTTGCCTCCAAAATCATCGCTTCGAAGCTTTTGCATTACATCTCTTGCCCCATCACCGGGATATACGTCGCGTATATTGAGATTTTCCAGAGCATCTTTAACATTAAAACCGCCTATCTTGGCAGCGGCGTCATTAAATATAAGAATTTTACCTTTCATATCCGCAGCAATAACGCCATCTACAGAACTAAGTATTAAATTCCGCAAAAAAGCATTTGATCTTTTAAGTTTTTCTTCAAGCCCTTCAAGAGCCGGAAAATCAAAATCCACAATAACAAGGGCATCGATTTCTTTTTCCGAGAGTATAGGATAGGAATACAGGCAAAACATTTTATCCTGTTCTATCAAAGCTTTCTGATCTATCATGGCCGGGCTTTTTGTATTCTTTACAATTACAGCCGGGCAATTATCACAGTGTGAATCCAGGCCGTGAAAAGCCTCATAACAATGCTTACCCATAAGGCCATGTTTTAATGTTTTCAGTGAGTCGCTGTTTATCGCAAGAATTTTAAAGTCCGGGGAAATAACAAGAATTTTTCGTTTAACTGCATTTATAGCTTTCAAAAGATATTCATTTTCTCTTTCAGATAGCATTTTTTTAGTTCCCTTATAATTAAACGAAAACTATAAATAGAATACAAAGCTGCTAACACATAAAATTCATTGTTAAATTTATTAACAAATTATAGAGTAAAGGAAGTTTATTATTGATGTTTTAAGAAAGCGTATTCACAAGTTTAGTGAAATTTGTTATTATTTAATTCCATGAGTGAAAAAAAAGCAAATAAAAGTTTATTTTTTTTGTATTTTTGTCGAAAAGCATATTCAAAATAGAAATAAGCAAAAAAAGTTTCATAGAGTTTATTAATTCCTTGACACCTAACTTTTTATTTGACAAAAAAGTTCTTTCTATATCTGTATATATATAGATGGGTTTTTACGGAGCCCATCATAAGACCGGGGATAGAAAGGCTGGGCCTGAAGAAAGAATACAAGTGCTTGGATTTACTCCGAGCGTTGAAATAAGTTAAGCTTTTCCGCTTTTGGAAATAGTCGGTTTTTGACATTTTGCAAAAGCATCTTAAATTTTAAATTAAGTGGACTTTAAAAAAGTCTTGTTGGGACGGCAAAGCAAAATAATAGCATTAATATATATTTGCAAAGCCGCTATAATAATATGTATTTTGCATTGATTCCGCTAAGTTCAAGATTATTATGATAACGGAATATCCAGATGGTTTATTTTAAGGAGAAATAATGGGGGCTGTTAAAGGAAACAAAAGCGGGTCGGTAATGATTGTCGGTGCAGGTATTACAGGTATGCAGTCTGCGCTTGATCTTGCCGAGTCCGGTTATTACGTTTATCTTGTGGAAAAATCCGCTGCCATCGGCGGGCTAATGTCGCAGCTTGACAAGACCTTTCCGACAAATGACTGTGCGATGTGAGTAATCTCACCTAAACTGGTCGAGGTCGGCCGGCATCTTAACATCGAGCTTTTAACAAATACGGAACTTCTGGGACTTGAAGGAGATCCTGGTAATTTTAAAGCAAAAATAAAACAAAATCCACGTTATATAGACCTTTCCAAATGTACGAGCTGCGGAGATTGTTCCAAAGTCTGTCCAGTTACACTACCTAATGAATATGATGAAAGCCTTTCTGTAAGAAAAGCCATTTATAAGCAATACGCACAGGCTATCCCCGGAGCATACTCCATACAGAAAACCGATAAGGCCCCGTGCAGGCTTGCATGTCCGGCTGGTCTTAATGTTCAGGGTTATGTTCAGATGGTAGGCCAGAGCAAATATAAAGAGGCCCTTCAGATCATTATGGAGGATCTGCCTTTGCCCGGAGTTCTTGGAAGAATATGCCCTCATGGTTGCGAAGACGCCTGTCGCAGGTGTGATGTGGATCATCCTGTTGCAATACGCAACCTCAAACGACTTGCCGCGGATAAATTTGATCCAAGAAATGTTGAGATCAAAATGCTTCCCAAAAGGGAAGATAAGGTTGCTATTATTGGATCAGGTCCGGCAGGTCTTTCCGCCGCATACCAACTTGCGCGAAACGGAGTGCTTTCTACCATCTTTGAAGCTCTTCCCAAGGCTGGTGGCATGTTAAGGGTTGGCATACCTGAACACAGACTTCCAAGAGACGTTCTTGATAATGAAATAGAAGTAATAACAAACCTTGGGGTTGAAATTAAAACAAATACCCCGCTTGGCTCTGATCTTACCATAGATGACCTTTTTGCCAAAGGTTATAAATCCGTATATATAGCAATCGGTGCACACAAGGGTTTTGATCTTGGTGTTCCAGGAGAAAAAGCCAAAGGAGTCCGTCAGGGTGTTGATTTCTTAAGAGAAGTAAACCTTACGGGAAAGGCACAAGTCGGTAAAAATGTTGCGATAATCGGCGGCGGTAATGTTGCCATAGATGTTGCAAGATGCGCCGTAAGGCTTGGAGCCGAAAAGGTCAATATAATTTACAGAAGAACCCGCAGTGAAATGCCTGCATGGGAAGAAGAAATTCATGCCGCTGAAACCGAAGGAACCGAAATAACATATCTTGCAGCACCTCAGGAAATATTGACTGCAGATGGCAATGTTATAGGTCTGCGATGTATTCGTATGGAGCTTGGAGAACCGGATTCATCAGGAAGAAGAAGACCTGTTCCTGTTCCCGGAAGTGAATATGACATTGAGATAGATCAACTTATACCTGCGATAGGCCAGAAGCCGGATTTGTCCGCACTTGAAAATGTGACCGGTTTAGACTTTTCTAAATGGGGAACAGTTGAGACTGATTCCGTGACTTATGCTACCGGCCGGGCAGGTGTTTTTGCAGGTGGTGATGTTCAAACAGGTCCTTGGGTTGCCATAGGGGCAATTGCAGCCGGAAAAGAAGCAGCCGATTCTATAATGAGGTATCTGGACGGAAAAGACATGGCCGAAGGCCGTGAGGCTGTGACAAATGAAAATCCTGTTTACAGACCTGTGCCTAAAGGCGAGCCCATTAAATCGAGAGCTGTAATGCCTGAACTTTCTGCTGAAAAACGGGCAGGTAATTTTAAGGAAGTCGAACTTGGCTATAATGAAGAAGACGGAGCCGCTGAAGCAGGAAGATGTCTTAACTGCGGTTATTGCTGCGAGTGTAATCAGTGTGTTGACGCCTGTCTTGCAGGTGCTGTTGATCACAGCCAGAAAGTTGAAGAAAAACAAATTGATGTTGGTTCCGTAATACTATGTCCCGGAGCCGATACTTACGATCCTTCATCTCTTGACGAATTCTATCATTATAAGACCAATCCTAATGTACTAACCAGTCTTGAATTTGAAAGATTACTTAGCGCATCAGGCCCCACAATGGGGCATTTACTCAAACCGTCCGATAAGAAAGAACCTCAAAAAATTGCATGGCTTCAATGTATAGGTTCAAGAGATAACAACAAATGTGGAAACGGTTACTGCTCGTCTGTATGCTGCATGTATGCCATAAAAGATGCGATGGTTTCAAAAGAACATGCCAATGGCGATCTGGATTGCGCAATATTTAATATTGATATCAGAACTTTTGGCAAAGATTACGAAAAATATTATGACCGTGCTAAAGACGAACAAGGTGTAAGATTTATTAATGCCCGTATTCACACGATTGATGAAGTTGGAGAAGAAAAAGCTTTAAAGCTTCGTTATGCTGATGATTCTGGCCAGATTCAGGAAGAAATATTTGACATGGTTGTTCTTTCGGTTGGTCTTCAGGTGTCTGAATCTACAGTGGAGCTTGCAAAAAAACTTGATGTGGATATTAACAAAAATAATTTTGCCGTCACAAAACCTTTTGAGCCGGTCATGACATCAAGGCCCGGGGTTTATGCCTGCGGAATATTTCAGGGACCTAAGGATATCCCTCATTCGGTTATGGAAGCAAGTGCTGCGGCATGTGGTGCCGGGATTAGCCTTACATCTTCGCGGGGTACTTTAGTAAAAGACAAGATTTTCCCGGAAGAAATAGCATTAGCGGATCAACAACCGCGTGTAGGTGTTTTTGTATGCAATTGCGGAATCAACATCGGCGGAGTTGCAGATGTTCCTGCAATCGTCGAATATGCAAAATCATTACCTGGAGTGGCGCATGTTGAGGATAACCTTTTTTCATGCAGCAATGACACCCAGGACAAAATAGTAGAAGTTATCAAGAAAAATAACTTAAACCGGATTGTGGTTGCAGCATGTACTCCAAAAACACATGAACCATTGTTTCAGGAAACTATTCGCAACGCAGGGCTTAACCCTTATTTGTTTGAAATGGCCAATATCAGAAACCAGTGTACATGGGTTCATTCGAATGAAAAGGAAAAAGCTACTCAAAAAGCCAAAGACTTATTAAAAATGGCGGTTTCCAAGGCCGCACTCTTGGAATCTATACCTGATATATTGGTAGATGTTGAAAAATCAGGCTTGGTAATAGGCGGTGGTGTTGCCGGAATGACTGCAGCTTTATGTTTGGCCGATCAGGGTTTTTCTACAACTCTGGTTGAAAAATCAAACGTTTTAGGAGGTTCTGCACAAAATCTAACAAAAACATGGGATGGCCAGGATGTCAGGACATTTCTTTCCGAAAAAATACAAAAAGTGGAAAATCATCCGAACATCAATCTGTTGCTTGATGCAGAAGTAAAAGATGCTTCCGGCTTTGTCGGTAATTTTGAAACGAACGTAGTGGCGAATAACACGCAACATACAATTAAGCATGGTATCACTATTATTGCAACAGGCGGAAAAGCGGCGGTTACAGATGAATACCTTTACGGGGAGCATCCATCCGTTACTACCTGGCATGACCTCGAACATCAGCCTGAAAAATTGAAAGATGCAAATAGCATAGTATTTATTCAATGTGTCGGATCACGTGATGAAAACAGACCTTATTGTTCTATGATCTGTTGTACTTCAGCTATTTCTCAGGCTGTTTCTATAAAGGAAGAAGATCCTGATAAGGATGTATTTGTCCTGTATAGAGATATAAGAACATATGGAGAAAAAGAAGAATTATATAAAAAGGCCAGAGAGAAAGGTATAATTTTTATTCGCTATAAATTAGACAAAAAACCTTTGGTTAAAGCGGCTGGCAAAGGTTTGGAAGTTACTGTATTTGACCCTGTCCTGCAAAGAAGCGTTCAGATACAGGCGGATTTAGTCAATCTCTCGACAGCTATTGAACCTATGGAAAATGATGCTTTGGCGTCCGTTTACAAATTGCCGCTTAATGCCGAGAAATTTTTCATGGAAGCACACGCAAAATTGAGGCCGGTTGATTTTGCGACAGAAGGTCTTTTTATCTGCGGATTAGCTCACTATCCCAAACCACTGGATGAATCCATTTCTCAGGCATATGCCGCAGCCGGTCGGGCTGTTACCATTCTTTCAAGGAATACAATCACAATTTCTCCTCTGGTATCTCAGGTTGATGCCGAAAAGTGTATCGGATGCGGTCTTTGCGCTGAAATTTGTCCCTTTGGAGGAATTGTAATGGAAGACCCTGAAGGTAAAGGACAAAAGGCAAAAAATATACCTGCATCGTGCAAAGGATGTGGTTTGTGTTCGGCAAGCTGTCCGCAAAAAGCTATTGACATGTTGCATTTCAGAGACAAGCAAATAATGGCTGCGGTAAATGCTGCCGTATAATAACGTTATACAATTTCTATGGTGATAATTATGACAGATTTTGAACCTAAAATAGTTGCTTTTCTATGCAACTGGTGTGCTTATGCCGGAGCTGATCTGGCAGGGGTGTCACGAATACAACACCCTTCCAACTTAAGAACGGTACGTGTAATGTGTTCCGGGCGTGTAGATCCGCTATTTATTGTTCAGGCATTAAAAAAAGGGTCTGACGGTATTTTGGTGGCCGGCTGACATTTCGGCGACTGCCATTACCTGGAAGGTAATATTCAAGCTGAAAAAAAGATTATTATGACCCAAAAACTTCTAAAGCTTTCCGGCATCGGGGAAAACAGGTTGCATCTGGCCTGGCTGTCCTCTGCTGAAGCTCAGAGATTTGTTGATATATCCACAGCAGCTATAAATAGCATTAAGGAACAGGGTAAATTTGAACCGGCTATGTATGAACTTGAGCTGGGTGCTGTGGAAGAAACTTTAAAATCCGAAACAATACGCTGGATGGTCGGCAAAGAAGTTAAATTGCTCACCAAGGGCGATGTTTACGGCCGAAAATGGGAAAGAGAAAAATTTGAATCTGTTCTGGATTCCGTTCTGGATAGAGAATACAAAATTCGTCTGATTCATCAGGCGATAGCTGCCGGGTTTACATCTGTCAGAGGGATAAGCAGCAGAATCGGGATGGAGATGAAAGAAATTTCCTATCTTCTGGCAGACATGGAAAAAAGCAGCATGGTCGAATTTAAAGGCCATGAGGGCAGCATTCCGGTTTTCGGAGCATTATAATTCAAAGTATTATAATAAGGAGATAACGTGGCAACGGATAAAGGTAAAATCAGCGGGTCTGTTATGGTGGTTGGCGCCGGTATTGCTGGCATGCAGGCATCGCTGGATCTGGCAAATTCAGATTACTATGTGCATCTTGTAGATAAGTTGCCGACAGTCGGCGGCATGATGGCCCGGCTGGATAAGACATTCCCGACCAATGACTGTGCGATGTGAGTTATCTCACCTAAACTGGTCGAGGTCGGCCGGCATCTTAATGTTAATAAAATTACAAACAGCGAAATAAAAACGGTTGAAGGTGAACCGGGTAATTTTACAGTTACTCTTGTTAATCATCCCCGATATATTGATCCTGTTAAATGTACGGGCTGCGGAGAATGCGCCCGTCATTGTCCTGTCACAGCAGTCAACCGCTACAACAAGGGGCTTGATGAACGCAGAGCAACCTATATTGAATATCCCCAGGCAGTTCCGCTTGCATTTGGCATCGACACTGAAACTTGTATCGGCTGCGGCCTGTGTGAAAACATGTGCGTTGCAAAAGCTATCTGCTACGACGATGTTGAGCGTGAATCCACACTAACTGTTGGATCAATAATTCTTGCATCCGGTAGCCAGGGATATGACCCTTCCAAACTGGATTTTTTAGGTTACGGTAAGTATCCCAATGTAGTTACCAGTGAAGAATTCGAGCGTATCTTGAGTGCATCAGGACCTTATCGTGGACATCTTTGCCGTCCGCTTGACCGTGAAGAACCGAAAAAAATCGCATGGCTGCAGTGTGTCGGCTCCCGTGATACCAATAAATGCGGAAACGGTTACTGCTCGTCCGTATGCTGCATGTATGCGATCAAGGAAGCCATGATAGCAAAAGAACATGTGCATGGCGAACTTGACTGTGTAGTATTCAATATGGATATCCGTTCTTTCGGCAAGGATTATGAAAAATACTACCTAAGGGCCAAAGACAAAGATGGCGTAAGATTTGTTAAAGCAAGGATTCATACGATTACGGAAATTCCCGAAACAGGCGATCTTTCTGTACGATTCGTAAATGAAGCGGGAGAAATTCTTGAAGAAATATTCAACATGGTGGTTCTGTCCGTTGGCCTCCAGATTCCCGAAACATCAAAAGTACTGGCAAAACAACTGGGGATTGAGCTGAATAAATACAATTTTGTTACCACAGATCCATTTACACCGGTTATTACTTCACGTCCCGGTGTTTATACCTGTGGTGTATTTCAGGGCCCAAAGGATATTCCAAGTTCCGTTACTGAAGCAAGCGCAGCTGCCTGTATGGCAGGTGGTGATCTTGTGGAGGCCCGTGGCACTGAAACTAAAGCTATTGAAATCCCTGATCAACAGGATGTAGCTGAACAAACCCCTAGAATCGGAGTATTTGTCTGCAACTGCGGTATCAATATCGGCGGAGTTGTCAATGTTCCTAAAGTTACCGAATATGCAGGAACTCTTCCTTATGTGGTTTTCACAGATCACAACCTTTTCACCTGCTCTCAGGATACTCAGGATAAGATCAAGGAAAAGATCATTGAGCATAAGCTTAACCGGGTGGTCGTAGCATCATGCAGTCCAAAAACTCATGAACAGATGTTTATGGAAACCTTAGAGGCATGTGGCCTGAATCGTTATCTGTTTGAAATGGCAAATATACGAAACCATAATTCATGGATACATTCCAAGAGTCCTGAACTTGCTACACAGAAAGCAAAAGATCTGGTCAGGATGGCAATCGCCAGGTCTGCTACTTTGAAGCAATTGAACGAAAAAGTCATTTCAGTCAATAAGCAGGCTCTTGTTATCGGTGGTGGTATTTCCGGAATGAATGCCGCGCTTGGTCTTGGGAAGCAAGGATTCAAGGTGTTTTTGCTGGAAAAAGAATCTGAGCTGGGCGGCTTTTCCCTCAAACTTCACCATACTATTGAAGGAAAAGATGTTAAAACATATATAAAAGAACTTATAGAACAGGTTCAGCAAAATCCAAATATTGAAGTTATTACTAAAGCGCGTGTAACCGATTTTGCAGGATATAAGGGAAATTTCACAACTGAAGTAGCTGTCGGAGAAGAAAAGCAAAAGCTTGAACACGGCATTATTATTGTTGCAACCGGCGCCAAAGAATATATCCCAATTGAATATTCATATAATGAAGATCCACGTGTAGTAACACAGGTTCAGCTTGGAGATATCCTGGAAGATAAAGGAGCCGCAGAACTTGATTCTGTTGTAATGATCCAATGCGTTGGTTCCAGAAACAAAGAAAATGAAAACTGTTCCAGAATTTGCTGTCAGAATGCAGTTAAAAACTCCTTGGCGATAAAAAAATTGAATCCCGAAACCAATGTTTATGTGCTTTACAGGGATATCCGCACATATGGACTTTTAGAAGAATATTATACTGAAGCAAGAAATCTGGGAGTTATCTTCATCAGGTTTGATGAGGATCATCCTCCTCAGGTGGAACCTTCTTCCGAAGGAATGATTGTAAAAGTAAAAGACCATATTCTTCAAAAAGATCTTGAAATACGTGCTGACCTTTTGGCGCTAAGCGCTGGAATGGTTGCAGAAGACACAACCGAGCTTTGCGGAATAATGAAGTTTAACCGCAATCCGGAAGGATTTTTTATTGAAGCGCATGTTAAGCTGAGACCTGTTGATATGCCGGGTGAAGGAATTTTCCTGTGCGGTACTGCTCACGGGCCAAAACTGATAACCGAAGCAATTGCTCAGGCCCAGGCTGCTGCATCCCGCGCAACAACATTTCTTTCCAAGTCTCATATTAAACTGTCGGCAATTACAGCACAGGTGGATACGGAACATTGCGTGAAATGCCTTACCTGTGTCCGGTCTTGTCCGTTTGAAGTACCGGTCTTTAATACTGAAAAACAGGTTATTGAAATAGATGACGCCATCTGCCATGGTTGCGGTGTGTGCGCAAGCGTATGCCCAAGGCAGACCATTCAGCTTAATTTTTATGAAGATGATCAAATTACTAGCAAAATTGATGCCTTGCTGGCAGGGGGAATGTAATGTCTGACTTTGAACCAACTATTATTGCGTTTTGTTGCGAGTACTGAGGATATTCTGCTGCGGACCTGGCAGGTTCGATGCGGCTGGATTATCCTGTAAATATTAAAATCATACGGGTTCCCTGTACCGGAAAAGTGGATGTCATGCACTTGATGAGATCTATACAGATGGGCGCTGACGGCGCTTATGCTGTCGGCTGTCTGGAAGGGGCATGCCATTATAAACAGGGAAATTTACGTGCCAGGGAACGGGTTATGCACGTACAGAAACTTTTGGAAGAGGTTGGACTTGAAGGGGACAGAGTAAGGATGTATAATCTTTCTTCAGGCGAGGGACCTACCTTTGCAGCATATGCAAAAGAGATGACTGAACATATAAAGAAGCTTGGGCCTAACCCATTAAAAAAATGGTCAACAGCCAAAAATAAGGAGTAAACTATGGCGGAAGAAGCAATCAAACTTGGCGGTAAAAAGAAAAGTATGTTTATAGACAAAGTCAAGGAAATTCTCCCTAAAGGGGGTAATCTTAATCTTTGTCTTACCTGTGGAGCATGTTCATCAGGATGTCCTGCGACAGGGCTTGAGGGCATGGATCCAAGGAAATTTTTGCGCATGGCGGCACTTGGCATGGATGAAGAGTTATTAAAGAGCGATTGGGCATGGATGTGTACTATGTGCATGCGTTGTATTTATGTATGTCCAATGGAAATTAATATCCCACAGCTTGTTTTCAAT
This genomic interval from Pseudomonadota bacterium contains the following:
- a CDS encoding FAD-dependent oxidoreductase — its product is MVVGAGIAGMQASLDLANSDYYVHLVDKLPTVGGMMARLDKTFPTNDCAMUVISPKLVEVGRHLNVNKITNSEIKTVEGEPGNFTVTLVNHPRYIDPVKCTGCGECARHCPVTAVNRYNKGLDERRATYIEYPQAVPLAFGIDTETCIGCGLCENMCVAKAICYDDVERESTLTVGSIILASGSQGYDPSKLDFLGYGKYPNVVTSEEFERILSASGPYRGHLCRPLDREEPKKIAWLQCVGSRDTNKCGNGYCSSVCCMYAIKEAMIAKEHVHGELDCVVFNMDIRSFGKDYEKYYLRAKDKDGVRFVKARIHTITEIPETGDLSVRFVNEAGEILEEIFNMVVLSVGLQIPETSKVLAKQLGIELNKYNFVTTDPFTPVITSRPGVYTCGVFQGPKDIPSSVTEASAAACMAGGDLVEARGTETKAIEIPDQQDVAEQTPRIGVFVCNCGINIGGVVNVPKVTEYAGTLPYVVFTDHNLFTCSQDTQDKIKEKIIEHKLNRVVVASCSPKTHEQMFMETLEACGLNRYLFEMANIRNHNSWIHSKSPELATQKAKDLVRMAIARSATLKQLNEKVISVNKQALVIGGGISGMNAALGLGKQGFKVFLLEKESELGGFSLKLHHTIEGKDVKTYIKELIEQVQQNPNIEVITKARVTDFAGYKGNFTTEVAVGEEKQKLEHGIIIVATGAKEYIPIEYSYNEDPRVVTQVQLGDILEDKGAAELDSVVMIQCVGSRNKENENCSRICCQNAVKNSLAIKKLNPETNVYVLYRDIRTYGLLEEYYTEARNLGVIFIRFDEDHPPQVEPSSEGMIVKVKDHILQKDLEIRADLLALSAGMVAEDTTELCGIMKFNRNPEGFFIEAHVKLRPVDMPGEGIFLCGTAHGPKLITEAIAQAQAAASRATTFLSKSHIKLSAITAQVDTEHCVKCLTCVRSCPFEVPVFNTEKQVIEIDDAICHGCGVCASVCPRQTIQLNFYEDDQITSKIDALLAGGM
- a CDS encoding hydrogenase iron-sulfur subunit, coding for MSDFEPTIIAFCCEYUGYSAADLAGSMRLDYPVNIKIIRVPCTGKVDVMHLMRSIQMGADGAYAVGCLEGACHYKQGNLRARERVMHVQKLLEEVGLEGDRVRMYNLSSGEGPTFAAYAKEMTEHIKKLGPNPLKKWSTAKNKE